Proteins from a single region of Lysinibacillus sp. JNUCC-52:
- a CDS encoding peptide chain release factor 3 — MTSNLEKDILARRTFAIISHPDAGKTTITEKLLLFGGAIRDAGTVKGKKSGKFATSDWMEIEKQRGISVTSSVMQFDYSGSRVNILDTPGHQDFSEDTYRTLMAVDSAVMVVDAAKGIEAQTLKLFKVCKMRGIPIFTFINKLDRQGKEPLELIEELEEVLGIQAYPMNWPIGMGKEFLGIYDRYNKRIEQFRTEEGERFLPIDENGELAVDNPMKVTSYYSQAMDDIMLLNEAGNAYSEEKIRRGELTPVFFGSALTNFGVQTFLETYLQFAPTPQPRITEDEQFIDPVEHPEFSGFIFKIQANMNPAHRDRIAFVRIVSGKFERGMNMTLSRTGKSFKVTQSTQFLADDRETVDEAVAGDIIGLYDTGTYQIGDTVVGGKKTFQFEKLPQFTPELFVRVTAKNVMKSKQFHKGILQLVQEGAIQYYKTLHTEEVILGAVGQLQFEVFEHRMKNEYNVEVRMEPIGSKMARWIENEEDVKESMSSSRSMLVKDRFDNLVFLFENEFAMRWFSDKNENIKLYSLL, encoded by the coding sequence ATGACTTCAAATTTAGAAAAAGATATATTAGCAAGACGTACGTTCGCTATTATTAGTCACCCGGATGCTGGGAAAACGACGATTACAGAAAAGCTTTTACTTTTTGGCGGAGCGATTCGTGATGCAGGTACAGTAAAAGGTAAGAAATCAGGGAAATTTGCTACATCAGACTGGATGGAAATTGAAAAACAACGTGGTATTTCGGTAACATCTTCTGTTATGCAGTTTGATTATAGTGGTTCACGCGTTAATATTTTGGATACACCAGGACACCAAGATTTCTCTGAGGATACGTATCGTACATTAATGGCAGTAGACAGTGCTGTCATGGTTGTAGATGCTGCTAAAGGGATTGAGGCACAAACATTAAAACTATTCAAAGTTTGTAAAATGCGCGGTATTCCGATTTTTACATTTATCAATAAATTGGACCGTCAAGGGAAAGAGCCTCTTGAGCTAATCGAAGAGCTTGAAGAAGTGCTTGGTATTCAAGCCTACCCAATGAACTGGCCAATTGGTATGGGGAAAGAATTCCTAGGTATTTATGACCGTTATAACAAACGTATTGAGCAATTCCGTACTGAAGAGGGAGAACGTTTCCTACCAATCGATGAGAACGGTGAGTTAGCAGTTGATAATCCGATGAAAGTCACTTCCTATTACTCACAAGCGATGGATGACATTATGCTACTAAATGAGGCAGGTAATGCTTATTCAGAAGAAAAAATTCGTCGTGGTGAATTAACACCTGTGTTCTTCGGTTCTGCCTTAACAAACTTTGGGGTACAAACATTCCTTGAAACTTATTTACAATTTGCTCCAACACCCCAGCCTCGTATTACAGAAGATGAGCAGTTCATTGACCCTGTTGAGCATCCAGAGTTTTCTGGCTTTATTTTCAAAATTCAAGCGAATATGAACCCTGCACACCGTGACCGTATTGCCTTTGTACGAATTGTATCTGGTAAATTTGAGCGCGGTATGAATATGACGCTATCTCGAACAGGAAAATCGTTTAAAGTGACCCAGTCTACACAGTTTTTAGCTGACGACCGTGAAACAGTTGACGAAGCGGTAGCTGGAGATATAATTGGCTTGTACGATACAGGCACATACCAAATTGGTGATACTGTTGTAGGTGGCAAGAAAACGTTCCAATTTGAAAAATTACCGCAGTTCACACCTGAACTATTTGTGCGAGTAACGGCGAAAAACGTAATGAAATCAAAGCAATTCCATAAAGGGATTTTGCAATTGGTGCAAGAGGGAGCCATTCAGTACTACAAAACACTTCATACAGAAGAAGTTATTTTAGGTGCAGTTGGGCAATTACAATTTGAAGTATTTGAACACCGCATGAAAAATGAATACAATGTAGAAGTAAGAATGGAGCCAATTGGTTCAAAAATGGCACGTTGGATTGAAAATGAAGAAGATGTAAAAGAATCAATGTCTTCAAGTCGTTCAATGCTTGTAAAAGACCGCTTTGACAATCTTGTTTTCCTATTTGAAAATGAATTTGCTATGCGCTGGTTCTCAGATAAAAACGAAAATATTAAATTATATAGCCTTCTATAA
- a CDS encoding UDP-N-acetylmuramoyl-L-alanyl-D-glutamate--2,6-diaminopimelate ligase, translating to MYAEELLSALPLKKIIGVLPDQVTDIVIDSRSVQPNSMFVCIKGYTVDGHDYAQRAVDGGATIVVTERELPLADAIAQVVVKDTDRAVGLLAAKFFDYPSKDMTMIGVTGTNGKTSVTGIIQNIMHGMGEKSALSGTIGFNLNGILYESANTTSDALSTQQMIFRAKMEGCRLMTMEVSSHGLALGRLAGVDYDVAIFTNLTHDHLDFHGTMEEYGNAKGLLFSQLGQDLEKNKLVVLNADDAWSERYAAMTPFPVWTYGLNNETADFRAINCEYHDYMTSFDVVMSEGIFPVKMHLLGEFNIYNVLAAMVAFYGRGYSMESIIEQIEQLPPVKGRMEKVCSDLPVQIFVDYAHTPDAIEKAIAAATPYKKGKLIFLVGTGGNRDKSKRPAMAEKASAADYVILTTDDPRYEEYDSITGDLAKGMLHKNYACIGDRAEAVRHAIEIAEPGDMIIFAGKGHEDYQIIENTKYPHSDAEIAIEAGHLKFV from the coding sequence ATGTATGCAGAGGAATTGTTAAGTGCATTACCTTTGAAAAAAATAATTGGCGTGTTACCAGACCAAGTGACGGATATTGTGATTGATTCTCGAAGTGTGCAACCGAATAGCATGTTTGTATGTATTAAAGGTTACACAGTGGATGGCCATGATTACGCGCAAAGAGCTGTTGATGGTGGTGCAACAATTGTTGTCACTGAACGAGAACTACCATTAGCTGATGCGATTGCACAAGTTGTTGTGAAGGATACAGATCGTGCAGTTGGTTTGTTAGCTGCTAAGTTTTTTGACTATCCTTCAAAAGATATGACAATGATTGGTGTAACAGGGACGAATGGGAAAACATCTGTAACAGGTATTATTCAAAATATCATGCACGGTATGGGCGAGAAATCTGCATTGTCGGGAACAATTGGTTTTAATTTAAATGGTATTTTATATGAATCTGCGAATACCACAAGTGATGCATTATCGACGCAACAAATGATTTTCCGTGCAAAAATGGAAGGCTGCCGTTTAATGACGATGGAGGTTTCTTCTCATGGTTTAGCACTTGGCCGTTTAGCAGGTGTTGATTATGATGTTGCTATTTTTACAAACCTTACTCATGATCATCTTGATTTCCATGGTACGATGGAGGAATATGGGAATGCAAAAGGCTTATTATTCTCTCAACTTGGACAAGACTTAGAAAAAAATAAACTCGTAGTGCTTAATGCGGACGATGCTTGGTCAGAACGCTATGCAGCGATGACGCCATTCCCAGTATGGACTTATGGATTAAACAATGAGACAGCCGATTTTCGTGCTATTAACTGTGAGTACCATGATTACATGACTTCATTTGATGTAGTGATGTCTGAAGGGATATTCCCTGTGAAAATGCATTTACTTGGTGAGTTCAATATTTATAATGTACTTGCTGCAATGGTTGCCTTTTATGGCAGAGGCTATTCTATGGAATCGATTATTGAACAGATAGAGCAATTACCACCAGTAAAAGGTCGTATGGAAAAAGTATGCTCTGATTTGCCAGTGCAAATCTTTGTTGATTACGCGCATACACCAGATGCTATAGAAAAGGCTATCGCAGCAGCTACGCCTTATAAAAAAGGAAAGCTTATTTTCTTAGTTGGCACAGGGGGCAATCGTGATAAATCTAAACGCCCTGCAATGGCTGAAAAAGCTTCAGCAGCAGATTATGTAATTTTAACGACAGATGACCCACGCTATGAGGAGTACGATAGTATTACAGGTGATCTTGCTAAAGGCATGCTGCATAAAAATTATGCATGTATTGGAGATCGAGCAGAGGCAGTACGTCATGCAATAGAAATTGCTGAACCAGGGGATATGATTATTTTTGCTGGTAAAGGTCATGAAGATTACCAAATTATCGAAAATACAAAATATCCACATAGTGATGCAGAAATTGCGATAGAGGCTGGACACTTAAAATTTGTCTAA
- a CDS encoding acyl-CoA dehydrogenase family protein, protein MAVDAVALQTLIEEKLKPFVKKIDEEAYYAEDFLLELGKAGFFASTQKDEQTTLLDELTIVQETAKVCMTTAFCLWCHLAALTYLRKTNNMQLRENILPLLERGKVLGATGLSNPMKFYAGLEKLHLSAERVDGGYVVNGVLPAVSNLAANHWFGAIAHNGEQEVMVFVNTDNENITLKEKIHFLGVNGSATYTCKFDNVFVADNYIIAQDASTFVDTIRPIFVLYQIPLGFGVVDSAIEGIEKVKAKQNGCNEYLQVQADELTENLHSLQETLQALIQSGEVNLQAICQLRLQVVYNTLAAVQANMLHNGSAGYIAGSTPSRKLREAYFFANLTPTVRQLEKMTATAKAK, encoded by the coding sequence ATGGCAGTAGATGCAGTAGCTTTACAAACGTTAATTGAAGAAAAATTAAAACCGTTCGTAAAAAAGATTGATGAGGAAGCTTATTACGCGGAGGATTTTTTATTGGAGCTCGGCAAGGCTGGATTTTTTGCTTCAACACAAAAAGATGAACAAACAACGCTATTAGATGAGCTAACGATTGTACAAGAGACAGCGAAAGTTTGTATGACAACTGCATTTTGCTTATGGTGCCACCTTGCCGCTTTAACTTACTTACGTAAAACGAATAATATGCAATTACGTGAAAATATTTTACCATTACTAGAACGTGGAAAAGTACTTGGTGCGACAGGTTTATCGAATCCGATGAAGTTTTATGCTGGACTAGAGAAGCTTCATTTATCAGCTGAGCGTGTGGACGGTGGCTATGTCGTAAATGGAGTGTTACCCGCTGTTTCAAACTTAGCAGCGAATCACTGGTTCGGGGCGATTGCCCATAACGGTGAGCAGGAAGTGATGGTATTCGTTAATACAGACAATGAGAACATTACACTAAAGGAAAAAATCCACTTTTTAGGTGTCAACGGCAGTGCGACCTATACATGTAAGTTTGACAACGTGTTTGTTGCTGATAACTATATCATTGCACAAGATGCAAGCACATTTGTAGATACTATTCGCCCGATATTTGTACTGTATCAAATCCCGCTAGGTTTTGGTGTTGTAGACTCAGCCATTGAAGGGATAGAAAAAGTTAAAGCTAAGCAAAATGGTTGTAATGAATATTTGCAAGTGCAAGCGGATGAACTAACAGAAAATCTACACTCATTACAAGAAACACTTCAAGCACTAATTCAATCTGGTGAAGTAAATTTACAAGCAATTTGTCAGCTTCGTTTACAAGTCGTTTATAATACATTGGCTGCAGTGCAGGCCAACATGCTCCATAATGGCTCAGCGGGTTATATTGCAGGAAGTACACCATCACGTAAGCTACGCGAGGCCTACTTCTTTGCTAATTTAACACCGACAGTTAGACAGCTTGAGAAGATGACGGCAACAGCGAAAGCGAAATAG
- a CDS encoding aldehyde dehydrogenase codes for MNFTPQDVENMITEQRQFYFSRATKDVKFRKNQLMNLKKSILKYEKDILHALFLDLRKSEFEAYATEIGIVLDSISYMVKNLEEWVKPEIAKTPIHLQMGKSFIVREPYGVTLIIGPFNYPFQLVMEPLIGAIIGGNTAIVKPSETSVNTANIVKKIIEETFEPSYIRVVEGEKEEVTALIHASFDYIFFTGSVAVGKIVAKAAAERLTPLALELGGKSPAIVDQTANLEVAAKRIAWGKFTNTGQTCVAPDYLLVHKDIYDRFMKLLKDTVRSFYGKNAIKSPDYGRIVNDRQFDRLQKILVEERDTITYGGRTDRDDLYIEPTIIEYVKWSSPSMQDELFGPILPVMVYDDLRLAIHQVRQLPKPLAAYFFSEHEKAIQYFLEELPFGGGCINDTVTHVGNQHLPFGGVGPSGVNAYHGKASFDNFTHPKSILKKSSKLETNILFPPYKQKVKLIRTIMK; via the coding sequence ATGAATTTTACGCCACAAGATGTTGAAAATATGATTACAGAGCAGCGACAATTTTATTTTTCTCGCGCTACAAAAGATGTAAAGTTTCGAAAAAACCAATTAATGAACTTAAAGAAAAGTATTTTAAAGTATGAAAAAGATATTTTACATGCGTTGTTTTTAGATCTAAGAAAAAGTGAGTTTGAGGCATACGCAACAGAAATTGGAATTGTCCTTGATAGTATTTCTTATATGGTGAAAAATTTAGAGGAGTGGGTGAAGCCGGAAATAGCTAAAACGCCAATTCACCTTCAAATGGGAAAAAGTTTTATTGTTCGAGAGCCATATGGCGTTACGTTAATTATTGGGCCATTTAATTACCCATTTCAACTTGTGATGGAACCTTTAATTGGTGCAATTATTGGTGGGAATACAGCTATTGTCAAGCCTTCTGAAACATCTGTGAATACAGCAAATATCGTGAAGAAAATTATTGAAGAAACATTTGAACCATCCTATATTCGCGTTGTAGAAGGGGAAAAGGAAGAAGTAACTGCCCTAATTCATGCTTCGTTTGATTATATATTTTTTACTGGCAGTGTAGCTGTCGGTAAAATAGTGGCGAAAGCAGCAGCTGAACGGTTAACGCCATTAGCACTCGAACTTGGTGGTAAAAGTCCTGCAATAGTCGACCAAACCGCAAATTTAGAAGTTGCTGCCAAACGAATTGCTTGGGGGAAATTTACAAATACAGGTCAAACATGTGTAGCGCCAGACTATTTGCTTGTCCATAAAGACATATATGATCGGTTTATGAAATTGTTAAAGGACACTGTCCGTTCTTTCTACGGGAAAAATGCGATAAAAAGCCCCGATTACGGTCGTATTGTGAATGATAGACAGTTTGATCGTCTGCAAAAAATTTTAGTGGAGGAACGGGACACTATTACATATGGTGGGCGGACAGATCGGGATGATTTATATATTGAACCTACCATTATTGAATATGTAAAGTGGTCAAGTCCTTCCATGCAAGATGAGCTATTTGGACCGATTTTACCTGTTATGGTATATGATGATTTACGCCTTGCTATTCATCAAGTTCGACAATTGCCGAAGCCTTTAGCAGCATATTTTTTCTCAGAACATGAAAAAGCGATTCAATACTTTTTAGAGGAATTGCCATTCGGTGGTGGCTGTATAAATGACACGGTAACACATGTAGGAAATCAGCATTTGCCATTTGGTGGGGTTGGTCCTTCAGGGGTTAATGCGTATCATGGAAAGGCAAGCTTTGATAATTTTACACATCCAAAATCAATATTAAAAAAATCTTCAAAGCTCGAGACAAATATTCTTTTTCCACCGTATAAACAAAAGGTTAAACTTATTCGTACTATTATGAAGTAA
- a CDS encoding catalase — protein sequence MDKSKSNQGKDLTENAKDQQLEAFRVNNDGKKMTTNQGLKVSNDEDSLKAGVRGPTIMEDFHFREKMTHFDHERIPERVVHARGFAAHGEFELYESMKEYTRAKFLQEPGKKTPVFVRFSTVVGSLGSMDTARDVRGFATKFYTEEGNYDLVGNNIPVFFIQDAIKFPDLIHAVKPEPHNDMPQAASAHDTFWDFVANNQEIAHMIMWHMSDRTIPRSFRMMEGFGVHTFRFVNDKGRSRFVKFHWKPVLGVHSLVWDEAQIIGGKDADFQRRDLWESIEIGDFPEYELGVQMIEPEEEFKFDFDILDATKLWPEELVPVKRIGKMTLNRNVDNVFAETEQVAFHPGNVVPGIDFTNDPLLQGRLFSYIDTQLLRLGGPNFAEIPINRPVCPIHNNQRNGFSRQTINTGKVSYHKNSLAGNTPSTSTAKEGGFVHYEEKVEGRITRARSKSFNDHFSQARLFWNSMSPPEKQHIIDAFSFEVGKVKSKYVRQQVVDMFVRVDKEMATIVANNIGVNRPTGEQSNVTISSPALSQANTVKLPQTLKVGVLIGDGFDANEVGEVLKYLTKNGVRYSIISDRLGVVTGTNGVQLTASDTFITTDAVLFDSLYVVGVRADNQAKFNTYIVNYINEAYRHFKPIGIASTGTTFFNMSNANVGPGIILATGNAGFAKKFVDAIAQQRFWQRNIF from the coding sequence GTGGATAAGTCTAAATCAAATCAGGGCAAGGATTTGACTGAGAATGCGAAGGATCAACAACTAGAGGCATTTCGCGTCAATAATGATGGGAAAAAGATGACGACCAATCAGGGGCTGAAGGTTTCCAATGATGAAGATTCATTGAAAGCTGGCGTTCGTGGACCAACCATTATGGAGGATTTTCATTTTCGGGAAAAAATGACGCATTTTGATCATGAGCGGATTCCCGAACGTGTTGTACATGCTAGAGGATTTGCCGCGCACGGAGAGTTTGAACTATATGAATCGATGAAAGAGTATACAAGGGCCAAATTTTTGCAGGAGCCTGGAAAGAAGACGCCTGTTTTTGTTAGATTTTCGACCGTAGTAGGGAGCTTAGGCTCAATGGATACGGCCCGAGATGTACGCGGCTTTGCAACAAAATTTTACACAGAAGAGGGCAATTATGATTTAGTTGGTAACAATATACCAGTGTTTTTCATTCAGGATGCTATTAAGTTTCCAGATTTAATTCATGCTGTAAAACCTGAGCCTCATAATGATATGCCACAAGCGGCTTCTGCACATGATACATTTTGGGATTTTGTCGCAAATAATCAAGAAATAGCGCATATGATTATGTGGCATATGTCTGATCGAACGATTCCTAGAAGTTTTCGGATGATGGAAGGCTTTGGTGTGCATACGTTCCGTTTTGTAAATGACAAAGGTAGGTCGAGATTTGTAAAGTTTCATTGGAAGCCAGTGCTAGGTGTGCATTCACTTGTTTGGGATGAAGCACAAATTATAGGGGGCAAAGATGCCGATTTTCAACGACGAGATTTATGGGAATCAATTGAAATCGGGGATTTTCCAGAGTATGAGCTTGGTGTCCAGATGATTGAGCCAGAGGAAGAATTTAAATTTGATTTTGATATTTTAGATGCAACAAAATTATGGCCTGAAGAGCTAGTACCTGTTAAAAGAATTGGAAAAATGACATTGAATCGCAATGTAGATAATGTTTTTGCTGAAACGGAGCAAGTCGCTTTTCATCCTGGAAATGTTGTGCCAGGCATTGATTTTACAAATGATCCACTGCTTCAAGGTCGCTTATTTTCATATATCGATACACAGCTTCTTCGTTTAGGCGGACCAAATTTTGCTGAGATTCCTATTAATAGGCCAGTTTGCCCGATTCATAATAACCAACGAAATGGATTCAGTCGACAAACGATTAATACGGGAAAGGTTAGTTATCATAAAAACTCGCTTGCAGGTAATACGCCTTCAACATCCACTGCAAAAGAAGGGGGATTTGTCCATTATGAAGAAAAGGTGGAGGGACGTATTACAAGAGCTCGAAGTAAGTCCTTTAATGATCATTTCTCACAAGCTCGACTATTTTGGAATAGTATGTCGCCACCTGAAAAGCAGCATATTATTGACGCCTTTAGCTTCGAGGTAGGGAAGGTTAAAAGTAAATACGTTCGTCAGCAAGTTGTAGATATGTTTGTCCGTGTCGATAAAGAGATGGCTACAATAGTTGCCAATAATATTGGTGTTAATCGACCTACAGGTGAGCAATCAAACGTTACTATATCCTCACCTGCATTGAGTCAGGCGAATACTGTGAAATTGCCACAGACACTTAAAGTGGGAGTATTAATAGGGGATGGGTTTGACGCCAATGAGGTGGGAGAAGTACTTAAATATTTAACAAAGAATGGTGTTCGCTATAGCATCATTTCTGATAGGCTCGGTGTGGTGACGGGTACTAATGGTGTGCAGTTAACAGCGAGCGATACATTTATTACAACGGATGCGGTGCTTTTTGATTCCTTATATGTTGTCGGAGTTCGAGCTGACAATCAAGCAAAGTTTAACACTTATATTGTCAATTATATTAATGAAGCGTACAGACATTTTAAGCCAATTGGCATTGCCTCAACAGGCACAACATTTTTTAATATGTCCAATGCTAACGTAGGGCCAGGCATTATTTTAGCAACTGGAAATGCTGGATTTGCCAAAAAATTTGTTGATGCCATTGCTCAGCAACGTTTTTGGCAGCGCAATATTTTCTAA
- a CDS encoding polysaccharide deacetylase family protein, with translation MKYIRKILLFVVLVCCFLSISEQAMAAKATKFYEYSNAKGITVINYHSFGDYKEIANINITEKLFREQLKMLKDNGYSTITEEQLIAYLQGHGRIPEKAVFLTIDDGYESVYKMAYPILKEMGMQATLFVIANDVETGARKNVPMLNWQQIKEMSDSGIMRIGNHTYDLHWRGNNDKSKHEAMILNQKKNGEPLTNEERLRYIQEDVTKAHQLIEKYTGIAPKSFAYPYGVYDRIAEQAIKKAGYTIDYSTQGGYNLFGQGTVHIKRIDSSNRVSAHELKKILEKNYSLAEQQYRQRDIQVEAQVTSNKVTLKAWLKSDMNKGPLQAKETRFELYKMVNGERQLQRDFGSYCVTANKSTRVMSTEENIAKYEAGGYSVKAIMIKQDGSKEVFWINFNK, from the coding sequence ATGAAATACATAAGGAAAATATTATTATTTGTTGTACTTGTTTGCTGCTTTCTCTCAATATCAGAACAGGCAATGGCAGCAAAAGCAACAAAATTCTATGAATATAGTAATGCTAAAGGTATTACGGTCATTAACTATCATTCATTTGGGGATTATAAAGAAATAGCGAATATAAATATTACAGAAAAGCTATTTCGTGAGCAGTTGAAGATGCTAAAGGACAATGGCTATTCAACCATTACGGAGGAGCAGCTAATCGCATATTTACAAGGGCATGGTCGCATTCCTGAGAAAGCAGTATTTTTAACGATAGATGATGGCTATGAAAGTGTCTATAAAATGGCATACCCTATTTTAAAAGAAATGGGCATGCAGGCAACATTGTTTGTGATCGCAAATGATGTAGAGACAGGTGCCAGAAAAAATGTACCTATGTTGAATTGGCAACAAATAAAGGAAATGTCCGATTCTGGTATTATGCGTATTGGCAATCATACATATGATTTACATTGGCGAGGGAACAATGATAAGTCAAAACACGAGGCAATGATACTTAATCAGAAAAAAAATGGAGAGCCACTTACAAATGAGGAGCGTCTTCGATACATTCAAGAGGATGTTACAAAGGCACATCAGCTAATAGAAAAATATACAGGGATAGCACCTAAATCGTTTGCATATCCATATGGTGTTTATGATCGAATTGCTGAGCAGGCAATCAAAAAAGCAGGTTACACGATCGATTACTCTACACAGGGTGGCTATAATTTATTTGGACAAGGAACCGTTCATATTAAACGTATCGATTCTAGCAATCGAGTGTCGGCGCATGAGTTAAAAAAGATTTTAGAAAAAAATTATTCACTTGCAGAGCAACAATATCGACAACGAGATATACAAGTCGAGGCTCAAGTGACTTCAAATAAAGTGACACTCAAAGCTTGGTTAAAAAGTGATATGAATAAAGGACCACTTCAAGCAAAAGAAACACGTTTCGAGCTTTATAAAATGGTGAATGGAGAGCGCCAGCTTCAACGTGATTTTGGCAGTTACTGTGTGACAGCAAATAAGAGTACAAGAGTGATGTCAACCGAAGAAAATATCGCAAAATATGAAGCGGGTGGTTATTCCGTTAAAGCGATTATGATTAAACAAGACGGAAGTAAAGAAGTTTTTTGGATTAATTTTAATAAATAA
- a CDS encoding DUF4242 domain-containing protein has translation MSLFLVESTVSEVTNKEQFAALVERVGQEQDVTVIEVQVAKDFSRAYFIVEANEESQATTALAAQNIQTDLVKEVRLVGKELDEVKTNQEVVNYLVEWEIPAEITMDQYLARKKKNSVHYEEVPEVHFSRTYVCEDMTKCLCFYDAPDEAAVKRAREAVQTPITSLTELADK, from the coding sequence ATGAGTTTATTTTTGGTAGAATCAACAGTTAGTGAAGTAACGAACAAAGAGCAATTTGCAGCATTAGTAGAGCGTGTAGGACAAGAGCAGGATGTAACTGTTATCGAAGTACAAGTAGCGAAGGATTTTAGTCGTGCGTACTTTATCGTGGAGGCAAATGAAGAATCTCAAGCAACAACAGCACTAGCAGCTCAAAACATTCAAACAGATTTAGTAAAAGAAGTTCGCCTAGTTGGGAAAGAGTTGGATGAAGTTAAAACAAATCAAGAAGTTGTGAACTATTTAGTAGAGTGGGAAATTCCAGCAGAAATTACAATGGATCAATATTTAGCACGTAAAAAGAAAAACTCCGTTCACTATGAAGAAGTACCAGAAGTACATTTTTCTCGCACATATGTATGTGAAGATATGACAAAGTGCCTGTGCTTCTATGACGCACCAGACGAAGCAGCTGTAAAACGTGCTCGTGAGGCAGTGCAAACACCAATTACGTCTTTAACTGAATTAGCTGATAAGTAA
- a CDS encoding two-component system sensor histidine kinase NtrB, with product MQQLEFLRMRNEIILLFYVTAIFAYGVLIMLNLYSSLEVLICILLILFLPLLAGKIFKIKPVPMQWVLIISGNIAIVYLNIFSFSLTSFICFIFYILLITIYQSIKMNTLISIVSLLEIIALSYYHHFPSESFVNAQYFDTFIFVVLLLTIIGWIQSRYLQHFWYRLNEMNLEKKQELLSQEAYLHLFFQHANDCIAVFSLDNRIIDVNPAFEEVYGWTRAEIVGKSIPLVPPENVLEAEQRYASLLEGKSIKLLETQDMRKNGTVFDVEISLSPIYDRTNKMIAISAITRDISYKKENEQLLLQSEKLKMAGEIAAGVAHEIRNPMAVISGFVQMMSIEKDSSCYAYTEIIQSEIERINLIIGEFLVLSKPHVEQLKIVSIDDIINSISHLFHLEFQKHNITFSLHTVSEDNRILANENQLKQVFINIIKNAIEAIEARTAEGEIIIFIAKDTEGLIMVTITDNGVGMSEAMIKRIFEPFYTTKSTGTGLGMLITNKIIQEHGGTIAIESKLNYGSTIKIKLPPVENEEDGGV from the coding sequence ATGCAACAATTGGAATTTTTACGTATGCGTAATGAGATTATCTTGCTATTTTATGTGACAGCTATTTTTGCCTATGGAGTGCTTATTATGTTAAATCTCTATAGTAGCCTCGAAGTACTGATCTGTATATTGCTAATATTATTTTTACCTTTACTAGCAGGCAAAATATTTAAAATTAAACCAGTGCCCATGCAATGGGTATTAATTATATCAGGCAATATAGCCATCGTTTACCTTAATATCTTTAGCTTTTCTTTAACTAGTTTTATTTGCTTTATTTTCTATATATTATTAATAACTATCTATCAATCGATAAAAATGAATACCCTTATTAGTATTGTTTCTTTGTTAGAAATTATAGCTCTATCTTATTACCACCATTTTCCCAGTGAATCCTTTGTGAATGCTCAGTATTTCGATACATTTATTTTTGTTGTCCTTTTACTTACTATTATTGGATGGATTCAATCACGCTATTTACAACATTTTTGGTATCGACTAAACGAAATGAATTTAGAGAAGAAACAAGAGCTGCTTTCGCAAGAAGCCTATTTGCATTTGTTTTTTCAACATGCCAATGATTGTATCGCGGTTTTTAGTTTAGATAATCGCATTATTGATGTAAATCCAGCTTTTGAGGAAGTATATGGCTGGACTAGAGCTGAAATTGTTGGCAAAAGCATCCCACTCGTGCCACCAGAAAATGTCTTGGAAGCAGAACAGCGCTATGCCAGTTTATTAGAGGGAAAAAGCATCAAACTATTAGAAACACAAGATATGCGAAAAAATGGTACAGTTTTCGATGTTGAAATTTCACTCTCGCCTATCTATGATCGCACAAACAAAATGATAGCTATTTCTGCTATTACACGCGACATATCTTATAAAAAAGAAAATGAACAACTTTTACTACAATCAGAAAAACTAAAAATGGCAGGCGAAATTGCAGCTGGTGTAGCACATGAAATTCGTAATCCTATGGCTGTTATATCAGGTTTTGTACAAATGATGAGTATAGAAAAGGATTCATCCTGTTATGCTTATACTGAAATTATTCAATCCGAAATCGAGCGTATTAATTTAATTATTGGTGAATTTTTAGTGCTGTCTAAGCCTCATGTAGAACAATTAAAAATCGTTTCCATAGACGATATTATTAATAGTATTAGTCACCTATTTCATCTAGAATTTCAAAAGCATAACATTACCTTTTCACTGCATACCGTCAGCGAAGATAATCGAATATTAGCTAATGAAAATCAATTAAAACAAGTATTCATCAATATTATTAAAAATGCCATTGAAGCCATTGAAGCACGTACAGCTGAAGGAGAAATAATTATTTTCATTGCTAAAGATACGGAAGGATTAATTATGGTGACAATTACAGATAATGGTGTTGGAATGTCTGAGGCTATGATTAAGCGTATTTTTGAACCATTTTATACAACCAAGTCTACAGGAACAGGTCTTGGTATGCTCATCACAAACAAGATTATCCAAGAACATGGTGGCACTATTGCAATTGAAAGCAAGTTAAACTATGGCTCAACGATAAAAATAAAACTACCGCCAGTAGAAAATGAAGAGGATGGAGGTGTCTAA